A portion of the Streptomyces sp. NBC_01335 genome contains these proteins:
- a CDS encoding PRC-barrel domain containing protein, which yields MSTDPWGYHPASGHISGTDLTGFAVEAVDGHVGKVDKHSDEVGSAHLLVDTGVWIFGREVLLPAGAVSRIDTEERVVHVDLTKEQIKDSPEFERQTHSGDPAYYTDLATYYGMHRLI from the coding sequence ATGAGCACCGACCCGTGGGGTTACCACCCTGCCAGCGGCCACATCTCCGGAACCGACCTGACCGGATTCGCGGTCGAAGCCGTCGACGGGCACGTCGGCAAGGTCGACAAGCACTCCGACGAGGTGGGTTCCGCCCACCTCCTGGTGGACACCGGGGTGTGGATCTTCGGGCGGGAGGTCCTGCTGCCCGCAGGCGCGGTCTCCCGGATCGACACGGAGGAACGCGTGGTCCACGTCGACCTCACGAAGGAACAGATCAAGGATTCACCGGAGTTCGAACGGCAGACGCACTCGGGCGACCCGGCCTACTACACGGACCTGGCCACCTATTACGGGATGCACCGGCTGATCTGA
- a CDS encoding helix-turn-helix transcriptional regulator: protein MDDLAGFLRTRRSRVDPSSVGIRADSRRRVAGLRREEVAHLSGVSVDYYVRLEQGRATQPSDQVLDALARVLGLDETEREHLSRLACQRRRAKAPGSRIRPELLRVLDLVAEAPAFIMNHRLDVLAGNRLAGLLFGRPVPGLNTARHLFLEEAERGLYADWEKCTLDVVGHLRLAVGQYPDDPRLASLIGELAMGSERFRRLWARADVRARTHGRKPYRHPLVGLLELHQENFGLPGESGMELVVLSATPGSPAEDGLRLLSSLGTENGDVEEPSVRARTRE, encoded by the coding sequence ATGGACGATCTCGCGGGCTTCCTCAGGACGCGGCGTTCCCGGGTCGACCCGTCGTCGGTCGGCATCCGCGCCGACAGCCGGCGCCGGGTCGCGGGACTGCGCCGCGAAGAGGTCGCGCACCTGTCCGGGGTCAGCGTCGACTACTACGTACGCCTGGAGCAGGGACGCGCGACCCAACCCTCCGACCAGGTGCTCGACGCGCTGGCCCGGGTGCTCGGCCTGGACGAGACCGAACGCGAACACCTCTCCCGGCTCGCCTGTCAGCGCCGCCGCGCGAAGGCACCGGGCAGCCGCATCCGCCCCGAGTTGCTGCGCGTCCTCGACCTGGTCGCGGAGGCCCCCGCGTTCATCATGAACCACCGCCTGGACGTGCTCGCCGGCAACCGCCTCGCCGGACTCCTCTTCGGCCGGCCGGTGCCGGGCCTGAACACCGCCCGGCACCTCTTCCTGGAGGAGGCCGAGCGCGGCCTCTACGCGGACTGGGAGAAGTGCACCCTGGATGTGGTCGGGCACCTGCGTCTGGCCGTCGGCCAGTACCCCGACGACCCCCGCCTGGCGTCGCTCATCGGCGAGTTGGCGATGGGCAGCGAGCGGTTCCGTCGCCTCTGGGCGCGCGCGGACGTACGCGCCCGCACCCACGGGCGCAAGCCGTACCGGCACCCGTTGGTCGGCCTGCTCGAACTGCACCAGGAGAACTTCGGCCTCCCCGGCGAATCCGGCATGGAGTTGGTGGTCCTCTCCGCGACACCCGGCAGCCCCGCCGAGGACGGGCTGCGCCTGCTTTCGAGCCTGGGCACGGAGAACGGTGACGTGGAGGAACCGTCGGTGCGCGCCCGGACGCGCGAGTAG